GGCGGCCAAGCTGCCGGAACTGGCCAAGGTCAGCGAGTTCATCCACTTTGCCTGCACCAGCGAGGACATCAACAACCTGTCCCACGCCCTGATGCTGCGCGAAGGTCGTGATGACGTGATGCTGCCGCTGATGCGCCAGACCGCTCAAGCCATCCGCGAACTGGCCATCCGTTTCGCTGACGTGCCAATGCTGTCGCGCACCCACGGTCAACCGGCCTCGCCGACCACCCTGGGCAAAGAGCTGGCGAACGTGGTTTACCGTCTGGAGCGTCAGATCGCTCAAGTCGCTGCCGTTCCGCTGCTGGGCAAGATCAACGGCGCTGTCGGCAACTACAACGCTCACCTGTCGGCCTACCCTGAGATCGACTGGGAAGAGAACGCCCGCGCCTTCATCGAAGACGAGCTGGGCCTGGGCTTCAACCCGTACACCACGCAGATCGAACCGCACGACTACATCGCCGAGCTGTTCGACGCGATCGCCCGCTTCAACACCATCCTGATCGACTTCGACCGCGACATCTGGGGCTACATTTCCCTGGGCTATTTCAAGCAGCGCACCATCGCTGGCGAAATCGGTTCGTCGACCATGCCGCACAAGGTCAACCCGATCGACTTCGAAAACTCCGAAGGCAACCTGGGTATCGCCAACGCGCTGTTCCAGCATTTGGCGAGCAAGCTGCCGATCTCCCGCTGGCAGCGTGACCTGACCGACTCCACCGTGCTGCGCAACCTCGGTGTCGGCTTCGCCCACAGCGTGATCGCGTACGAAGCCAGCCTCAAGGGCATCAGCAAACTGGAGCTCAACGCTCAGAAGATCGCAGCTGACCTGGACGCGTGCTGGGAAGTGCTGGCCGAGCCGATCCAGACCGTGATGCGTCGCTACAACATCGAAAACCCGTATGAAAAGCTGAAAGAGTTGACGCGTGGCAAGGGCATCAGCCCTGAAGCACTGCAAACTTTCATCGACGGCCTGGACATGCCAGCCGCTGCCAAGGCCGAGCTGAAATTGCTCACCCCGGCGAACTACATCGGTAACGCCGTGGCACAAGCCAAACGCATCTGATCGACCGTTTTACCCGTTTGAGACGCCCGGCAGCGCCGGGCGTTTTTATTCCCGTCTGAAAAGTGCATTTTTTCAATAGGTTACACATGAATCCTGACATTCCTCTTCAACTTCTGGGCGGCATCACGGCGCGCGAATTCCTGCGCGACTACTGGCAGAAAAAACCCCTGCTGATCCGTCAGGCGATTCCTGAATTCGAAAGCCCGATTGACGCCGACGAACTGGCTGGCCTGGCGCTGGAAGAAGAAGTTGAATCGCGCCTGGTAATCGAAAACGGCGAGCGCCCTTGGGAATTGCGTCGCGGTCCGTTCGCCGAAGACGAATTCAGCAAACTGCCGGAACGTGACTGGACCCTGCTGGTTCAAGCGGTTGACCAGTTCGTTCCGGAAGTTTCTGAGCTGCTGGAAAACTTCCGCTTCCTGCCGAGCTGGCGCGTCGACGACGTGATGATCAGCTTCGCCGCCCCGGGTGGCAGCGTCGGACCGCACTTCGATAACTACGATGTGTTCCTGCTGCAGGGTCACGGCAAGCGCAACTGGAAAATCGGCCAGATGTGCGATTCCGAGAGCAAGTTGCTGCAACACGCGGACCTGCGCATCCTCGCTGATTTCGAAGCCACCGATGAGTGGGTCCTGGAACCTGGCGACATGCTCTACCTGCCGCCGCGCCTGGCCCACTGCGGTGTTGCGATTGATGACTGCATGACCTACTCGGTCGGCTTCCGCGCCCCGAGCGCTTCTGAAGTGCTGACTCACTTCACTGACTTCCTCAGCCAGTTCCTGACCGATGAAGAGCGCTACACCGATGCCGACGCCCTGCCGGCGGTCGATCCGCACCAGATTCAGCACGACGCCCTTGATCGCCTGAAAGCCTTGCTGGCCGAGCACATGAGCGACGAGCGCCTGCTGCTGACCTGGTTTGGCCAGTACATGACCGAGCCGCGCTACCCGGAACTCGTGGCAGGCCCGGAAGAGATCGAAGAAGACGACCTGCTTGCCAGCCTGGAGCAAGGCGCAATACTGATCCGCAACCCGAGCGCACGCCTGGCCTGGTCCGAAGTCGATGACGACCTGTTGTTGTTCGCCAGCGGCCAGAGCCGTTATCTGCCAGGCAAGCTGCGTGAGCTGCTGAAAATGATCTGCGCTGCCGACTCCCTGCACGCCGACAATCTGGGCGAGTGGCTGACCGACGAAGACAGCCGCGGCTTGCTGTGCGAACTGATCAAGCAAGGAAGCCTGGGGTTTGCCGATGAATAAAATTCACGTTCGTGTCGCAGACTGGCAAAAGGACAACGCCGAGATCCGGCGCATTCGTGAGACGGTGTTCATTGCCGAGCAATCCGTTCCGCCAGAATTGGAATGGGATGCGGATGACGCAACGGCGGTGCATTTCCTGGCCTTCGAAGGCGACTTTCCGATTGGCACCGCCCGCCTGCTGCCCGATGGGCACATTGGCCGGGTCTCGGTGCTGAAAGACTGGCGCGGTTTGAAAGTCGGCGATGCGCTGATGCAAGCGGTGATCGGTGAAGCCGAGAAGCGCGATCTGAAGCAGCAGATGCTGAGCGCACAGGTCCAGGCCACGGCGTTCTATGAGCGCCTGGGCTTCAGCCTGGTCAGTGAGGAGTTCCTGGAAGCCGGGATTCCGCATGTGGACATGGTGCGGCACTCCGCTTAATTC
This region of Pseudomonas mandelii genomic DNA includes:
- the purB gene encoding adenylosuccinate lyase, with the translated sequence MQLSSLTAVSPVDGRYAGKTQALRPIFSEYGLIRARVLVEVRWLQRLAAHPGISEVPAFSAEANAVLNTLAENFALEHAERVKEIERTTNHDVKAIEYLLKEQAAKLPELAKVSEFIHFACTSEDINNLSHALMLREGRDDVMLPLMRQTAQAIRELAIRFADVPMLSRTHGQPASPTTLGKELANVVYRLERQIAQVAAVPLLGKINGAVGNYNAHLSAYPEIDWEENARAFIEDELGLGFNPYTTQIEPHDYIAELFDAIARFNTILIDFDRDIWGYISLGYFKQRTIAGEIGSSTMPHKVNPIDFENSEGNLGIANALFQHLASKLPISRWQRDLTDSTVLRNLGVGFAHSVIAYEASLKGISKLELNAQKIAADLDACWEVLAEPIQTVMRRYNIENPYEKLKELTRGKGISPEALQTFIDGLDMPAAAKAELKLLTPANYIGNAVAQAKRI
- a CDS encoding ribosomal protein uL16 3-hydroxylase, producing MNPDIPLQLLGGITAREFLRDYWQKKPLLIRQAIPEFESPIDADELAGLALEEEVESRLVIENGERPWELRRGPFAEDEFSKLPERDWTLLVQAVDQFVPEVSELLENFRFLPSWRVDDVMISFAAPGGSVGPHFDNYDVFLLQGHGKRNWKIGQMCDSESKLLQHADLRILADFEATDEWVLEPGDMLYLPPRLAHCGVAIDDCMTYSVGFRAPSASEVLTHFTDFLSQFLTDEERYTDADALPAVDPHQIQHDALDRLKALLAEHMSDERLLLTWFGQYMTEPRYPELVAGPEEIEEDDLLASLEQGAILIRNPSARLAWSEVDDDLLLFASGQSRYLPGKLRELLKMICAADSLHADNLGEWLTDEDSRGLLCELIKQGSLGFADE
- a CDS encoding GNAT family N-acetyltransferase, yielding MNKIHVRVADWQKDNAEIRRIRETVFIAEQSVPPELEWDADDATAVHFLAFEGDFPIGTARLLPDGHIGRVSVLKDWRGLKVGDALMQAVIGEAEKRDLKQQMLSAQVQATAFYERLGFSLVSEEFLEAGIPHVDMVRHSA